A segment of the Streptomyces sp. NBC_00376 genome:
TGAAGTGCGAATACGTGTGGAAGAAGACCGACCGCTGGATCAACTTCCCGTGGAGTGTGGACAAGCCCGTCGTGCGGCGCAGTGGGCAGGTTCTCGACGCCTGACCCCCCGTACCCGGAGCGGGGCTGCTCAGGGTCGGTTCATTGGCGGTGGTGGGTGTTGAGGCGGGCCGCCTGGCGGGTCAGGTGGTCGCGTTCGGGGAGGCTGGGTGCCTTCCGGGCCGCCTCGGCGTAGAGGCGTGCCGCTGTCGACAGGTCGCCGTCGCGTTCGTGGAGGTAGGCCGCCACCGCGGTGTGGCGGGGGAGCGAGTCGTCCAGCGCCGCGAGTGCCGCCAGGCCGGCGCGTGGTCCGTCGGCCTCGCCGATGGCCACCGCGCGGTTGAGGCGGACGACCGGGTTGCCGGTCAGGCGGGCGAGCTCGTCGTACCACTCGACGATCTGCGGCCAGTCGGTCTCCCCGGCGGTGGGCGCGTCGGCGTGGAGGGCCGCGATGGCGGCCTGGGCCTGGAACTCGCCCAGCCGGTCGCGGGCGAGGGCCGCCTGGAGGATGCCGATGCCCTCGGTGATCAACGCGGTGTCCCAACGGCTGCGGTCCTGCTCGGCGAGCGGTACGAGGCTCCCGTCCGGTGCGGTCCGGCCGGCGCGCCGGGCGTGGTGGAGCAGCATCAGGGCGAGCAGCCCGGACACCTCGGGGTGGTCGATCACGGCCGCCAGCTGCCGGGTGAGCCGGATGGCCTCGGCGGAGAGGTCGACGTCGCCGGA
Coding sequences within it:
- a CDS encoding RNA polymerase sigma factor produces the protein MKDPSTNEALLRSLTPSVLGILVRRGADFAAAEDAVQDALVEAVRVWPAGPPRDPKAWLITAAWRKFLDATRADTARRRREDLVDEEPAPGPAPAVDDTLQLYFLCAHPSLTPSSAVALTLRAVGGLTTRQIARAYLVPEATMAQRISRAKRTVSGVRFDRPGDVATVLRVLYLVFNEGYSGDVDLSAEAIRLTRQLAAVIDHPEVSGLLALMLLHHARRAGRTAPDGSLVPLAEQDRSRWDTALITEGIGILQAALARDRLGEFQAQAAIAALHADAPTAGETDWPQIVEWYDELARLTGNPVVRLNRAVAIGEADGPRAGLAALAALDDSLPRHTAVAAYLHERDGDLSTAARLYAEAARKAPSLPERDHLTRQAARLNTHHRQ